The genomic segment ATCTGGGGCTCGCTGCCGGCCGTCAAGAACAATCGTGTATTTCTGTGGACCAGCGCCCGCTCAGGCTACTGGGACCCGATCGCGATTCTGAGCCAGACGGAAGAGTTGGCCGACTGGTTGATAAGCCTGTGAAGGGCGGCAGAATTGATAGTCGAAAATAAAAATGAGAATGAGAAGCCGACCCAAAAGTCATATCGTTGACATGGGAAGGCTTCTTCGTTTTTTGCGGTAGACAACGGCCTTCTTTTCCTCCGATTTGTTATACTTAGGCAAATGCAGGGGCTGAATGCGGACGGAGAATTTTTTTTCGGATATGTAGAAATCGCGCAAGCCGAAACGACAAGATGACGTAACTAAAATTCAACGATTTATAGGAGGCCTATCGTATGAATTACACGTTAATGTTTTATGAATCGCAGGAGGACTTCGCCGCCAGAACGGATCCGGAACGCCAAGAAGCTTATTTGGCAGGCTGGACGCACTATGTGCATGCGCTGCGGGAAGCGGGCATCGTCGTGTTCGGCTCCGGACTTTATGCGCCGGAGACGGCCGCTACCGTGAAGCGCCGCGGCGGAGATATGGTCGTGCAGGACGGACCTTTTCCCGAGACGAAGGAGCAGCTCGGCGGGATCTTCGTGATCGACGTGCCGGATATGGACGCCGCGTTGGAATGGGCGGCCCGGGGGCCGGTCGATACGGTGGAGGTCAGGCAGAACATTCCTGCGCTGAAGTAGCCGCGGATGGAGTCGCATCGAATCGTCGAACAGACGGCGCGCGAGGCATACGGCCGGCTGCTCTCCTATCTGACGGTCCATTGGCGCAATCCGCAGGACGTGGAGGATGCGCTCGGAGATGCCTTTCTGTCGGCGCTGGAAGCTTGGCCTATGACGGGCATTCCCGATAAGCCCGAGGCTTGGCTGCTGACGATCGCCCGCAGGCGGCTGATCGACCGCGCCCGCCGCAGCCGCGTATCCGCCGAGGCGCTGCCGACGCTGCTGGCCATGGCCGAGGATGCTCGGCTTCTGAATGCGTCCGGCGCCGAGCTGCCGGACGAAAGGCTTGCCATGATGCTGCTGTGCGCGCACCCGGCGATCGATCCCGCGATGCGCACGCCGCTCATGCTGCAGACGGTGCTGGGGTTGGATGCAGCCCGTATCGCGTCTGCGTTTATCGTCAAGCCCGCGACGATGAGCCAGCGGCTGACCCGGGTGCGGGCTAAGATTCGCGCCGAGCGCCTCACGTTCGAATCGGCGGATGCGATGGATACGGCAGAAATTACGGCGCGCCTTGACTCCGTCCTGGAGGCGGTCTACGCCGTTTATGGGACCGGATGGGGCGAGGCGGCCGGCAATGAAGCGACTGGCGGGGGCCTGGCGGGAGGCGGATTGGCCAAGGAAGCGGTCGAGCTTGGCAGGCTGCTGCTCCGGTTCGTACCCGGCGAGCCGGAGGCGTACGGCCTGCTTGCGCTGATGCTGCATTGCGAGGCCCGCCGCGAGGCGCGGCATGATGGGGAAGGCAATTATGTTCCGCTCGCCGAGCAGGATTGCGCAAGATGGGACCGGGGCATGATTGCGGAGGCGGAACGCTTGTTGCATGCGGCCTCGCAGGCCGGCCGAATCGGGCGGTATCAACTCATGGCCGCGATTCAATCGGTGCATGCGCAGCGTCTATGGACGGGACGTACGGAGTGGGACGCGCTTGCGCAATTGTATGAGGGACTCGTCCGCATGCAGCCTACGCTGGGCGCCTGCGTGAGCCGTGCCGCGGCGGTCGCGGAGGCCTATGGCGCGGATCGGGGGATGGACTTGCTGGCGTCTATCCCGGCTGAGAACGTTGTGAGCTATCAGCCGTACTGGGCGCTGGCGGGACATTTGTACAAGCGGATGCACAGGCATGACGAGGCGCGTTCCGCCTATGGCCGGGCGATCGGACTTAGCGCGGACGGTTCGGTCCGGCGGTTTTTAAGCAGGCAGTTAGCGGAGCTGAGCAAGCTTCCATAAAAC from the Cohnella hashimotonis genome contains:
- a CDS encoding YciI family protein; the protein is MNYTLMFYESQEDFAARTDPERQEAYLAGWTHYVHALREAGIVVFGSGLYAPETAATVKRRGGDMVVQDGPFPETKEQLGGIFVIDVPDMDAALEWAARGPVDTVEVRQNIPALK
- a CDS encoding RNA polymerase sigma factor translates to MESHRIVEQTAREAYGRLLSYLTVHWRNPQDVEDALGDAFLSALEAWPMTGIPDKPEAWLLTIARRRLIDRARRSRVSAEALPTLLAMAEDARLLNASGAELPDERLAMMLLCAHPAIDPAMRTPLMLQTVLGLDAARIASAFIVKPATMSQRLTRVRAKIRAERLTFESADAMDTAEITARLDSVLEAVYAVYGTGWGEAAGNEATGGGLAGGGLAKEAVELGRLLLRFVPGEPEAYGLLALMLHCEARREARHDGEGNYVPLAEQDCARWDRGMIAEAERLLHAASQAGRIGRYQLMAAIQSVHAQRLWTGRTEWDALAQLYEGLVRMQPTLGACVSRAAAVAEAYGADRGMDLLASIPAENVVSYQPYWALAGHLYKRMHRHDEARSAYGRAIGLSADGSVRRFLSRQLAELSKLP